In Micromonospora sp. WMMD980, the following are encoded in one genomic region:
- a CDS encoding cell division protein DivIVA has translation MTEVYRSGQPYGTGLPARLTPHEARTRAFDPRRRGVDGAQVRAFQTEVADELTDLHRQIRRLTVGNERLKRALRDWQAMHARECRPSNEGHW, from the coding sequence GTGACCGAGGTGTACCGCTCCGGCCAGCCCTACGGCACCGGCCTGCCGGCCCGACTCACCCCGCACGAGGCCCGCACCCGCGCGTTCGACCCGCGCCGCCGGGGCGTCGACGGCGCTCAGGTACGCGCGTTCCAGACCGAGGTCGCCGACGAGCTGACCGACCTGCACCGGCAAATCCGCCGGCTGACCGTGGGGAACGAGCGGCTCAAGCGGGCACTGCGCGACTGGCAGGCGATGCACGCCCGCGAGTGCCGTCCATCGAACGAGGGCCACTGGTAG
- a CDS encoding winged helix-turn-helix domain-containing protein: MPITADYIRIADEIVADVRAKKLKPGDKLPSISQLAATHAVSPSTVKQVYVRLEALRVIRRHQGKGVFVNDPKLWMREP, encoded by the coding sequence ATGCCGATTACCGCGGACTACATCCGGATCGCCGACGAGATCGTCGCCGACGTCAGGGCCAAGAAGCTCAAGCCGGGCGACAAGCTGCCCTCGATCTCGCAACTCGCCGCGACCCACGCGGTCAGTCCGTCGACCGTCAAGCAGGTCTACGTCCGGCTCGAAGCCCTGCGGGTGATCCGGCGGCATCAGGGCAAGGGTGTCTTCGTGAACGATCCGAAGCTCTGGATGCGCGAGCCGTAG
- a CDS encoding alpha/beta hydrolase, whose translation MAVVVRTEDDCRLWADRAGAGPPLVFCHGGPGLWDHLEPVARLLEADARTVRWDQRGCGRSQRRGPYTIARFVADLNAVREQLGGPRVALLGHSWGAHLALRYALDHPDRVSHLIYVSGTGIDPDRGWHPHYERNLRRRLGAHRGRWEALGARDRTPAEEREWAVLQWSADFADPDTALRHAEATATPWRGVNRECNRAVNAEVKRELRESDLAARCEALDLPVLIVDGAEDIRPRWAVDSLHRALPNCARVSLAGAAHLPWIEDPEGFRHAVTTFLAGHRPQGVR comes from the coding sequence ATGGCCGTGGTCGTGCGTACCGAGGACGACTGTCGCCTGTGGGCCGACCGGGCCGGCGCGGGACCGCCGCTGGTGTTCTGCCACGGCGGCCCGGGCCTCTGGGACCACCTCGAACCGGTCGCCCGGCTGCTCGAAGCCGACGCCCGCACCGTCCGGTGGGACCAGCGCGGCTGTGGTCGCTCGCAGCGGCGCGGGCCGTACACGATCGCGCGCTTCGTGGCCGACCTGAACGCGGTCCGCGAGCAACTCGGCGGCCCCCGGGTGGCGCTGCTGGGGCACTCGTGGGGCGCGCACCTGGCGCTGCGGTACGCCCTCGACCACCCGGACCGGGTCAGCCACCTGATCTACGTCTCCGGCACCGGAATCGACCCCGACCGCGGCTGGCACCCGCACTACGAGCGGAACTTGCGGCGGCGGCTCGGCGCGCACCGCGGCCGGTGGGAGGCGCTCGGCGCCCGCGACCGCACGCCCGCCGAGGAACGCGAGTGGGCGGTGCTGCAGTGGTCGGCCGACTTCGCCGACCCCGACACCGCCCTGCGGCACGCCGAAGCCACGGCCACGCCCTGGCGGGGCGTCAACCGGGAGTGCAACCGGGCCGTCAACGCCGAGGTGAAGCGGGAGTTGCGGGAGTCCGACCTCGCAGCGCGGTGCGAGGCGCTCGACCTGCCCGTGCTGATCGTCGACGGCGCCGAGGACATCCGCCCGCGCTGGGCTGTCGACTCGCTGCACCGGGCGTTGCCGAACTGTGCCCGGGTGAGCCTGGCCGGGGCCGCCCACCTGCCCTGGATCGAGGATCCGGAGGGCTTCCGCCACGCGGTGACCACGTTTCTGGCGGGCCACCGTCCTCAGGGGGTTCGATGA
- a CDS encoding M36 family metallopeptidase — protein MTGTTALLMAAGMVLTAAAGGQAAPREEAHTQAAPDHLPGDRHDTKARDNRKGRVAASARQRDRAAALGARVRWTDFGTPATLTSTGKPLATGLPADPAAAARAYVAANRDVLGLTAEGAAALEQLTVAPMGQGATVLFRQRFGELPAAVDGILAVGVRQGSVWHVSSSLARDAQAPAPATIDAAQARRVAVADSGRADARVSRTSLVAVPTADRGPRAAWEVVLGADTTGADPAAYATYVDARDGAVLVRADLIDHAADNPSWDVFPNSPRVDRSPVDTRVRWCAAPAAGCREVVGVPGHPAWDVDPATGASTTTTKGNNAIAVQNWFSNDPFSVGTETATPRPDRTYAYPWTNQWQERRCDPEVFTSPQANDIDAARANLFGMHNRMHDWTYHLGFTEDTWNLQQDNLGRGGLGGDAEQGNAQAGGVSGGPPTFPARNNANQITPPDGVAPTTNMYLWQPVAGSFYAPCVDGDFDMSVIAHEYGDAVTNRMIAGPSAGVSSPQGMSESWSDQLAMEYLYEHGYAAPGRRGFTIGEYTTQDPNAGIRNYNMSASPLNYSSVDYDVIGLQVHASGEVWSATNTDIRAAMMRRWGAGTPAVQKACANGQRPVTACPGNRRWIQLVVDSFLLMAVSQVSMVDARDAMLAADRIRFGGANQDLLWNAFATRGLGETAASVGNADPDPTPGFTSPYAREGSVRLLPLGERGPVPGAQLFVGRYQARAVPVADTDAATPLTDRVDLVPGTYEFVLRAPGYGHTRIGPVTVKAGKNRTLAVALRPNLASAGAGATVVGDGINLASIVDEDEATNWASLGAPVAGRQVTVDLAGGLQQVRRVQVSAMLRPPVAGDADAGTQSRYSAVRQFRVLACTAKGAVTCADAADFRPVYTSRPDAFPAVAPRPRAPELVLRSFDIPRTSATHLRVEVLTNQCTGAPAYAGEQDADPRAATDCATASPQAQNVRIAEFQAFAR, from the coding sequence TTGACGGGGACCACCGCGCTGCTCATGGCAGCCGGCATGGTCCTGACCGCCGCTGCCGGCGGTCAGGCGGCACCCCGGGAAGAGGCCCACACCCAGGCCGCACCCGACCACCTGCCGGGCGACCGGCACGACACCAAGGCCCGCGACAACCGCAAGGGCCGCGTCGCGGCCAGCGCACGGCAGCGGGACCGGGCCGCCGCGCTCGGCGCGCGGGTCCGGTGGACCGACTTCGGTACCCCGGCCACGCTCACCTCGACCGGCAAGCCGCTCGCCACCGGACTGCCCGCCGACCCGGCCGCCGCGGCCCGGGCCTACGTGGCGGCGAACCGTGACGTGCTGGGGTTGACCGCCGAGGGCGCCGCCGCGCTGGAGCAGTTGACCGTGGCGCCGATGGGGCAGGGCGCGACGGTGCTGTTCCGGCAGCGCTTCGGCGAGCTGCCGGCCGCCGTCGACGGCATCCTGGCGGTCGGCGTACGCCAGGGGTCGGTCTGGCACGTCAGCTCCTCGCTGGCGCGTGACGCCCAGGCGCCCGCGCCGGCCACGATCGACGCCGCGCAGGCGCGACGGGTCGCGGTCGCGGACTCCGGCCGCGCCGACGCGCGGGTGTCGCGTACCTCCTTGGTCGCGGTGCCCACCGCGGACCGGGGGCCGCGCGCGGCGTGGGAGGTCGTGCTCGGCGCGGATACCACCGGCGCGGACCCGGCCGCCTACGCGACCTACGTGGACGCCCGCGACGGCGCGGTGCTGGTCCGTGCGGACCTGATCGATCACGCGGCGGACAACCCGTCGTGGGACGTCTTCCCGAACTCGCCCCGGGTCGACCGGTCCCCGGTCGACACCCGGGTGCGCTGGTGCGCCGCGCCGGCCGCCGGCTGCCGCGAGGTGGTCGGGGTGCCGGGGCACCCGGCGTGGGACGTGGACCCGGCCACGGGTGCGTCCACCACCACGACGAAGGGCAACAACGCGATCGCGGTGCAGAACTGGTTCAGCAACGACCCGTTCAGCGTCGGCACGGAGACCGCCACGCCGCGCCCGGACCGCACCTACGCCTACCCGTGGACCAACCAGTGGCAGGAGCGGCGCTGCGACCCGGAGGTGTTCACCTCGCCGCAGGCCAACGACATCGACGCGGCCCGGGCCAACCTGTTCGGCATGCACAACCGGATGCACGACTGGACCTACCACCTGGGCTTCACCGAGGACACCTGGAACCTCCAGCAGGACAACCTCGGTCGCGGCGGCCTCGGCGGCGACGCCGAGCAGGGCAACGCGCAGGCCGGCGGTGTCAGCGGCGGCCCGCCGACGTTCCCGGCGCGCAACAACGCCAACCAGATCACCCCGCCGGACGGCGTCGCGCCGACCACCAACATGTACCTGTGGCAGCCGGTCGCCGGCTCGTTCTACGCGCCCTGCGTGGACGGCGACTTCGACATGTCGGTGATCGCCCACGAGTACGGTGACGCGGTCACCAACCGCATGATCGCCGGCCCGAGCGCCGGGGTCAGCTCCCCGCAGGGCATGAGCGAGAGCTGGTCCGACCAGCTCGCCATGGAGTACCTGTACGAGCACGGGTACGCCGCGCCCGGCCGGCGCGGGTTCACCATCGGCGAGTACACCACCCAGGACCCGAACGCGGGCATCCGCAACTACAACATGAGCGCCAGCCCGCTGAACTACTCGTCGGTCGACTACGACGTCATCGGCCTTCAGGTGCACGCCTCCGGCGAGGTGTGGAGTGCCACCAACACCGACATCCGCGCGGCGATGATGCGCCGCTGGGGCGCCGGCACGCCGGCCGTGCAGAAGGCCTGCGCGAACGGCCAGCGGCCGGTGACCGCCTGCCCGGGCAACCGGCGCTGGATCCAGCTCGTCGTGGACTCGTTCCTGCTGATGGCGGTCAGCCAGGTCAGCATGGTCGACGCCCGGGACGCGATGCTCGCCGCCGACCGGATCCGCTTCGGCGGGGCCAACCAGGACCTGCTCTGGAACGCGTTCGCCACGCGCGGCCTCGGGGAGACCGCGGCCAGCGTCGGCAACGCCGACCCCGACCCCACCCCGGGCTTCACCTCGCCGTACGCCCGGGAGGGCTCGGTGCGGCTGCTGCCGCTCGGTGAGCGCGGGCCGGTGCCGGGCGCACAGCTCTTCGTCGGGCGCTACCAGGCCCGGGCGGTGCCGGTCGCGGACACCGACGCGGCCACCCCGTTGACCGACCGGGTGGACCTGGTGCCCGGCACGTACGAGTTCGTGCTCCGGGCGCCCGGCTACGGGCACACCCGGATCGGCCCGGTGACGGTCAAGGCCGGGAAGAACCGCACGCTCGCGGTGGCGCTGCGGCCCAACCTGGCCTCGGCCGGCGCGGGCGCGACGGTTGTCGGCGACGGGATCAACCTGGCGTCGATCGTCGACGAGGACGAGGCCACCAACTGGGCGTCGCTGGGCGCGCCGGTGGCCGGGCGGCAGGTCACCGTCGACCTGGCCGGCGGCCTCCAGCAGGTACGCCGGGTGCAGGTCAGCGCGATGCTGCGGCCGCCGGTGGCCGGGGACGCGGACGCCGGCACCCAGAGCCGGTACTCGGCGGTGCGGCAGTTCCGGGTCCTGGCGTGCACCGCCAAGGGCGCGGTGACCTGCGCCGACGCGGCCGACTTCCGGCCGGTGTACACGAGCCGGCCGGACGCCTTCCCGGCGGTGGCGCCGCGGCCCCGGGCGCCGGAGCTGGTCCTGCGCTCGTTCGACATCCCGCGGACCTCGGCCACGCACCTGCGCGTCGAGGTGCTGACCAACCAGTGCACCGGCGCGCCGGCCTACGCCGGTGAGCAGGACGCCGACCCCCGGGCGGCGACCGACTGCGCGACGGCCAGCCCGCAGGCGCAGAACGTGCGGATCGCCGAGTTCCAGGCGTTCGCGCGCTGA
- a CDS encoding ribonuclease domain-containing protein, which yields MTPFRAAAIRVRRALAASALVTAVAAAALVAPATVSTRLAEPAEAAVHSSCTLSRCADARTARSGWSAKSFPTTRGWYSWSGGTCNFAGGQFYNREGQLPTNATYYEYDVYPRACNASRDAYRIVVNKSTGATWFSPDHYANFYRL from the coding sequence TTGACCCCGTTCCGCGCCGCCGCCATCCGCGTCCGCCGCGCCCTGGCCGCATCCGCCCTGGTCACCGCCGTGGCCGCCGCCGCGCTCGTGGCCCCCGCCACGGTCTCCACCCGGCTCGCCGAGCCCGCCGAAGCCGCCGTCCACAGCTCCTGCACGCTGTCGCGCTGCGCGGATGCCCGCACCGCGCGCTCCGGGTGGTCGGCCAAGAGCTTCCCGACCACCCGGGGCTGGTACTCGTGGAGCGGCGGCACGTGCAACTTCGCCGGCGGGCAGTTCTACAACCGGGAGGGCCAACTGCCCACCAACGCCACCTACTACGAGTACGACGTCTACCCGCGCGCCTGCAACGCCTCGCGCGACGCGTACCGGATCGTGGTGAACAAGAGCACCGGGGCGACCTGGTTCTCGCCCGACCACTACGCCAACTTCTACCGGCTCTGA
- a CDS encoding barstar family protein translates to MGAASPQPPAWLTLDAGSAPEPAGVPVPGAATRTRAALHETLAGAVPLPDWYGHNWDALADVLADRLEDGPLTLVVRDATDLLADEPPAQLGTLLDVLGAAAAGGPATLRVVLRDRPDRLPALRARIAAALGGHVGAPEAG, encoded by the coding sequence ATGGGCGCAGCGTCTCCGCAGCCGCCGGCCTGGCTCACCCTCGACGCCGGCTCGGCGCCCGAACCGGCCGGGGTGCCGGTGCCCGGCGCGGCCACCCGCACCCGGGCGGCGCTGCACGAGACGCTCGCCGGGGCCGTGCCGCTGCCCGACTGGTACGGCCACAACTGGGACGCGCTCGCCGACGTGCTCGCCGACCGGCTCGAGGACGGACCACTCACCCTGGTCGTGCGCGACGCGACGGACCTGCTCGCCGACGAGCCGCCCGCCCAGCTCGGCACGCTGCTCGACGTGCTGGGCGCGGCGGCCGCCGGCGGCCCCGCCACCCTGCGGGTGGTGCTGCGGGACCGCCCCGACCGGCTGCCCGCCCTGCGCGCCCGCATTGCCGCCGCGCTGGGTGGCCATGTGGGCGCCCCCGAAGCCGGCTGA
- a CDS encoding HD domain-containing protein has protein sequence MEFPAYLATMPMHAITEIHGEPGLLARFRLEVEAFDEAARGRLTEALDLAADLHRDDRRVREPYLNHLLRVAIRLMHHYQVRDVDVIVAGLLHDAVEDHPAELAGAGSPGDDDVTGAALAALADRFGPRVARLVAAVTNPVYDPARDRDTQYREHVAASLDREPWARVIKVSDFTDNGVGVIHTVGPKVARSAAKYRPLVPVFRELVARPDTPLSAPVKRHIFAQLDLAEERFSAILDHPN, from the coding sequence ATGGAGTTTCCCGCGTACCTCGCCACCATGCCGATGCACGCGATCACCGAGATCCATGGCGAGCCGGGCCTGCTGGCCCGCTTCCGGCTGGAGGTCGAGGCGTTCGACGAGGCCGCGCGCGGCCGGCTGACCGAGGCGCTGGATCTCGCCGCCGACCTGCACCGCGACGACCGCCGGGTCCGCGAGCCCTACCTGAACCACCTGCTGCGGGTGGCGATCCGGCTGATGCACCACTACCAGGTGCGCGACGTGGACGTGATCGTCGCCGGGCTGCTGCACGACGCGGTGGAGGACCACCCGGCCGAGTTGGCCGGCGCCGGATCGCCCGGCGACGACGACGTGACCGGGGCGGCGCTGGCCGCGCTGGCCGACCGGTTCGGCCCACGGGTGGCGCGGCTCGTCGCGGCGGTCACCAACCCGGTCTACGACCCGGCCCGGGACCGGGACACGCAGTACCGGGAGCACGTGGCGGCCAGCCTGGACCGGGAGCCCTGGGCCCGGGTGATCAAGGTGTCGGACTTCACCGACAACGGAGTCGGCGTGATCCACACCGTCGGCCCGAAGGTGGCCCGCTCGGCCGCCAAGTACCGCCCGCTGGTGCCGGTCTTCCGCGAGCTGGTGGCCCGACCCGACACCCCACTGTCCGCCCCGGTCAAGCGCCACATCTTCGCCCAGCTCGACCTGGCCGAGGAACGCTTCAGCGCCATCCTCGACCACCCCAACTGA
- a CDS encoding ATP-binding protein, with protein sequence MAAREDAPARERARDGGPDVTGGTSGRVLTIDLPADPGRLAPTRERLRAWLHAQGVGEWDVETVLIATGEACANAIEHGYRFAPEGITTLRVELRGDRLEIEVRDHGGWRPTDGEDAGDRGRGRLIMARVMDEATIVGTPEGTCVRLVKRLTGADLPRVGQPTSTGSEDQL encoded by the coding sequence GTGGCAGCGCGAGAGGACGCCCCGGCCCGGGAACGGGCACGGGACGGAGGGCCGGACGTGACGGGTGGGACGTCGGGTCGGGTCCTCACCATCGACCTCCCGGCCGATCCCGGCCGGCTCGCGCCCACCCGGGAGCGGTTGCGTGCCTGGCTGCACGCCCAGGGCGTCGGCGAGTGGGACGTCGAGACGGTGCTGATCGCCACCGGCGAGGCGTGCGCCAACGCCATCGAGCACGGCTACCGCTTCGCCCCCGAGGGGATCACCACGCTCCGGGTCGAGCTGCGCGGCGACCGGCTGGAAATCGAGGTACGCGACCACGGCGGCTGGCGGCCCACCGACGGCGAGGACGCCGGCGACCGGGGCCGAGGACGGCTGATCATGGCCCGGGTGATGGACGAGGCGACCATCGTCGGCACCCCGGAGGGCACCTGCGTCCGCCTCGTCAAGCGGCTGACCGGCGCGGACCTTCCGCGCGTCGGCCAGCCGACATCCACGGGCAGCGAAGATCAGCTATAA
- a CDS encoding pectate lyase has product MRRRTAAAATLAAALTLTIAAPAPAAPAAPRPSPGSEPTLAAKLIGRQALAANDGWAAEGAGITGGATATADRVRVVRTRAELVAALGGDNTTNATDATPKIVYVAGTIDGFEGPDGTPLGCADLADPEYSLPAYLAAYDPAVWGRVNPSGPLEAARVRSVATQTAQTQINVGSNTTIVGLRGAKLTGLTLMIDRVANVIVRNLEFSDARDCFPAWSPTDGDTGNWNSQYDQISVRRSEHVWVDHNTFTDGDNPDDAQPLYFGRPWQVHDGSLDVTHTASLVTASWNRFVGRDKLMLIGSSNTVGPDVGRLRVTVRHNLFDGDLQRLPRVRFGQVDVHENHYRLGGAGFEYALGVGVQSAIHAENNFFTLADDVDPADLIHDWGGTALTERGSWVRRGDRLPRPVDLRAAYNAVHDPDLGGDAGWTPTLRAAPPLPTPLVPLAVDAWAGAGRLPL; this is encoded by the coding sequence ATGCGCAGACGAACCGCAGCCGCCGCCACCCTCGCGGCGGCGCTCACGCTCACCATCGCCGCGCCCGCGCCGGCCGCGCCCGCCGCGCCGCGCCCGTCGCCGGGGTCGGAGCCGACCCTCGCGGCGAAGCTGATCGGCCGCCAGGCGCTGGCGGCGAACGACGGCTGGGCCGCCGAGGGCGCCGGCATCACCGGCGGCGCGACCGCGACCGCCGACCGGGTGCGCGTGGTGCGCACCCGCGCCGAGCTGGTCGCCGCGTTGGGCGGCGACAACACCACGAACGCCACCGACGCCACCCCGAAGATCGTGTACGTGGCCGGCACGATCGACGGCTTCGAGGGGCCCGACGGCACGCCGCTGGGCTGCGCCGACCTGGCCGACCCGGAGTACTCGCTGCCGGCCTACCTGGCCGCGTACGACCCGGCGGTCTGGGGGCGGGTGAACCCGAGCGGCCCGCTGGAGGCGGCCCGGGTCCGTTCGGTGGCCACCCAGACCGCGCAGACGCAGATCAACGTCGGGTCCAACACCACGATCGTCGGGCTGCGCGGCGCGAAGCTCACCGGGCTCACCCTGATGATCGACCGGGTCGCCAACGTGATCGTGCGCAACCTGGAGTTCTCCGACGCGCGGGACTGCTTCCCCGCCTGGTCCCCCACCGACGGCGACACCGGCAACTGGAACTCCCAGTACGACCAGATCTCGGTACGCCGCAGCGAGCACGTGTGGGTCGATCACAACACGTTCACCGACGGCGACAACCCGGACGACGCCCAGCCGCTCTACTTCGGCCGTCCCTGGCAGGTGCACGACGGTTCGCTCGACGTCACGCACACCGCCAGCCTGGTCACCGCGTCGTGGAACCGGTTCGTCGGCCGGGACAAGCTGATGCTGATCGGCTCCTCGAACACGGTCGGCCCGGACGTCGGACGGCTCCGGGTCACCGTGCGTCACAACCTCTTCGACGGGGACCTGCAACGGCTGCCCCGGGTGCGCTTCGGCCAGGTCGACGTGCACGAGAACCACTACCGGCTCGGCGGCGCCGGCTTCGAGTACGCCCTCGGCGTCGGCGTGCAGTCCGCCATCCACGCGGAGAACAACTTCTTCACCTTGGCCGACGACGTCGACCCGGCGGATCTCATCCACGACTGGGGCGGCACCGCGCTCACCGAGCGTGGGAGCTGGGTCAGGCGGGGCGACCGGCTGCCCCGGCCGGTGGACCTGCGCGCCGCGTACAACGCGGTCCACGACCCGGACCTCGGCGGCGACGCCGGTTGGACGCCCACCCTGCGTGCCGCGCCGCCGCTGCCGACACCGCTGGTCCCGCTGGCGGTGGACGCCTGGGCGGGGGCCGGCCGGCTGCCGCTCTGA
- a CDS encoding Gfo/Idh/MocA family oxidoreductase, producing the protein MSGGVPPRVALVGANGHGRWHRRVIAALHAAGRLRLVALVDVRPLEPEPDAPTPPGTGVFTDHREMLAASRPDAVVVCTPPHTHLPIARDVLAAGADLLLEKPPVLGLAEHRELLAASAAAGRAVQVNFQALGSAALTELTGALAAGRLGAVTGIATIAAWQRPDAYYARSAWAGRRSVDGRPALDGALANPLAHALMQCLAVAEAATGAPTRPARIEVERYRVRPIEVDDTAILRLTPHAGPPVLAALTLAAEEHVAGDVLVTGERGRAVLEYPTDRLRLPSDAHPRVVPGRQGLLANLLDHRATGVPLIAPPARTGPFTVVLDALRNAPEPTLLGGDVVRAVGDGPERVRVIRGVNEALRAAAETGTLPSEAGVPWAVRPYVVELGNDHP; encoded by the coding sequence GTGAGCGGCGGCGTGCCGCCCCGGGTGGCGCTGGTCGGCGCGAACGGGCACGGGCGCTGGCACCGGCGGGTGATCGCCGCGCTGCACGCCGCCGGCCGGCTGCGGCTGGTCGCCCTGGTCGACGTGCGCCCGCTCGAACCCGAACCGGACGCGCCCACTCCGCCCGGCACGGGCGTCTTCACCGACCACCGGGAGATGCTCGCCGCGTCCCGCCCCGACGCGGTGGTGGTCTGCACGCCGCCGCACACCCACCTGCCGATCGCCCGGGACGTCCTCGCCGCCGGCGCCGACCTGCTGCTGGAGAAGCCGCCGGTGCTCGGCCTGGCCGAGCACCGGGAGCTGCTGGCCGCGTCCGCCGCCGCCGGGCGGGCGGTGCAGGTCAACTTCCAGGCGCTGGGCTCGGCGGCGCTGACCGAGCTGACCGGCGCGCTCGCCGCCGGCCGGCTCGGCGCGGTCACCGGCATCGCCACGATAGCCGCCTGGCAGCGCCCCGACGCTTACTACGCCCGCTCGGCGTGGGCCGGCCGACGGTCGGTGGACGGCCGGCCGGCGCTCGACGGGGCGCTGGCGAACCCGCTGGCGCACGCGCTGATGCAGTGCCTGGCGGTGGCCGAGGCGGCGACCGGCGCGCCGACGCGCCCGGCCCGGATCGAGGTGGAGCGCTACCGGGTGCGCCCGATCGAGGTGGACGACACCGCGATCCTGCGGCTCACCCCGCACGCCGGCCCGCCGGTGCTGGCCGCGCTGACCCTCGCCGCCGAGGAGCACGTCGCCGGGGACGTGCTGGTCACCGGCGAGCGGGGGCGGGCGGTGCTGGAGTACCCGACCGACCGGCTGCGCCTGCCCTCGGACGCCCACCCGCGTGTCGTGCCCGGCCGGCAGGGGCTGCTGGCGAACCTGCTCGACCACCGGGCCACCGGCGTGCCACTGATCGCGCCGCCGGCGCGTACCGGGCCGTTCACCGTGGTGCTCGACGCGCTGCGGAACGCGCCGGAGCCGACGCTGCTCGGCGGCGACGTGGTGCGCGCGGTGGGCGACGGCCCGGAGCGGGTGCGGGTGATCCGGGGCGTCAACGAGGCGCTGCGGGCGGCGGCGGAGACCGGAACCCTGCCGTCCGAGGCCGGCGTGCCCTGGGCGGTCCGGCCGTACGTGGTGGAACTCGGCAACGACCATCCCTGA
- a CDS encoding mannitol dehydrogenase family protein, with protein MALTVDTDRLGLATLRRLPEECRPLVRPGTVPAGIVHLGLGAFHRAHQAVHTEAAVGAAGGDWGIVGVAPRSTDVVEALAAQDALFSVTTLAAGGASTRVVGALAGVRHAASDPDAVVRLLADPAIRLVTLTVTEKAYQLDPVTGGLAADAELTADLTTDRPPRTVPGLLVRGLLARAAADAGPLALVSCDNLPANGRRLRSLVDQCLALARTPDATLDRVAALLTCPGTMVDRIVPASTDETRDTARRALGVSDLAAVAAEPWSQWVIEDDFPGGRPAWERAGAVLTGDAGPWERLKLRALNGVHSATAYLGALAGAETVLDALALPRLDAVLRRLVAEEIAPSFTPPPGVSVPDYGERVLARFANPAIRHRTLQVASDGSQKLPQRVLHTVADLRAAGRSARWSALVVAAWLRFLHGHADDGEPLPLDDPLADRLRAALAGGRQNPAGVVDAVFAVREVFPAELADDDEFRADVTGWLTALERHGVRATLAAAR; from the coding sequence ATGGCGCTGACCGTCGATACCGACCGGCTCGGCCTGGCCACGCTGCGCCGGCTGCCCGAGGAGTGCCGGCCGCTGGTGCGCCCCGGCACCGTGCCGGCGGGCATCGTCCACCTCGGCCTCGGCGCGTTCCACCGGGCCCACCAGGCCGTGCACACCGAGGCCGCGGTCGGCGCGGCCGGCGGCGACTGGGGCATCGTCGGCGTCGCGCCGCGCAGCACCGACGTGGTCGAGGCGCTGGCCGCGCAGGACGCGCTGTTCAGCGTCACCACGCTCGCCGCCGGGGGCGCGTCGACCCGGGTGGTCGGCGCGCTGGCCGGGGTACGACACGCCGCGAGCGACCCGGACGCGGTGGTCCGCCTGCTCGCCGACCCGGCGATCCGGCTGGTCACGCTGACCGTGACCGAGAAGGCGTACCAGCTCGACCCGGTGACCGGCGGGCTCGCCGCCGACGCCGAGCTGACCGCCGACCTCACCACCGACCGGCCGCCGCGCACGGTGCCCGGGCTGCTGGTGCGCGGGCTGCTCGCCCGGGCCGCCGCCGACGCCGGGCCGCTGGCGCTGGTCAGCTGCGACAACCTGCCGGCCAACGGGCGCCGGCTGCGCAGCCTGGTGGACCAGTGCCTGGCGCTGGCGCGTACGCCCGACGCGACGCTCGACCGGGTCGCGGCGCTGCTCACCTGCCCCGGCACCATGGTCGACCGGATCGTGCCGGCCAGCACCGACGAGACCCGGGATACCGCCCGGCGGGCGCTCGGCGTGAGCGACCTGGCCGCGGTCGCGGCCGAGCCGTGGTCGCAGTGGGTGATCGAGGACGACTTCCCCGGCGGCCGACCCGCCTGGGAGCGGGCCGGCGCGGTCCTCACCGGCGACGCCGGCCCGTGGGAACGGTTGAAGCTGCGCGCGCTCAACGGGGTGCACTCGGCCACCGCCTACCTGGGCGCCCTCGCGGGCGCGGAGACGGTGCTCGACGCGCTGGCACTGCCGCGCCTGGACGCGGTGCTGCGGCGGCTGGTCGCCGAGGAGATCGCGCCGAGCTTCACCCCGCCGCCGGGCGTCTCGGTGCCCGACTACGGGGAGCGGGTACTCGCCCGGTTCGCCAATCCGGCGATCCGGCACCGGACTCTCCAGGTCGCCTCGGACGGCTCGCAGAAGCTGCCGCAGCGGGTCCTGCACACGGTCGCCGACCTGCGCGCGGCCGGCCGGTCGGCGCGGTGGAGCGCGCTGGTGGTGGCGGCCTGGCTGCGGTTCCTGCACGGCCACGCAGACGACGGCGAGCCGCTGCCGCTCGACGACCCGCTCGCCGACCGGCTGCGCGCCGCGCTGGCCGGGGGCCGGCAGAACCCGGCCGGCGTGGTCGACGCGGTGTTCGCGGTCCGCGAGGTCTTCCCCGCCGAACTGGCCGACGACGACGAGTTCCGCGCCGACGTGACCGGCTGGCTGACCGCGCTGGAACGCCACGGCGTCCGCGCCACCCTGGCGGCCGCCCGGTGA